The Methanothermobacter sp. sequence ATAAGAGTTTATGAATCCCTTAAAAAGAAAGCAGAGAAAATCCTACAAGAAAATCCGCTATAGTTTCCTAGTGGCGATCACAGCTTGTCCAAGAGATACTGAACCATCACCTGCACACGAATTTCTATGTTGTATAAACCTATAACCCATCTCCTCCACATAATCCTTGATCGTGAGACTTATAGCCTCATTATAAAATACGCCCCCTGATCCACCGATTATATCTGTGCCAACATCTTCAGCGACCCTAACAGCTATATCAGCCAAGCCCCTTGAGAGAGATCTTTGAGCTGCTGCTGCTATATCCACGGTTTTTTCACCCGCTTTTTTAAGCTCCATCACTTTTAATAAGAGATCTGTTGTATCAAGAACATACCTACCCTCGTATTTATCCACCTTATAAGGTATATCAATGTCATTTGAAGATCTATAAGCGGCTGATTCAAGTTTCATCGCACACTCTCCCTCATATGTTCTTTTGGAACATATATGGAGTGCTGTTGCAATAGAATCCAAGATCCTGCCAGTGCTTGTGGTTATGCCTACATTAATATCCCTTTCCAATTGCCTTCTTACCAATTGTATCTCTTTCTCGCCATGGGGGAAATATTGCTTGTATTCTTCCTTGAAAAGTTCTTCGAGATAATCAAGAGTATGATAGCCCCCTAGGATTGAAAAGAGCATCCTAGCAGGGTATATGGCGCATAGGTCTCCGCCTGGCATTTTCTGTGGGGCTAAGCTCCCGAGTCTCTTATATTGATCATCAAAGCAATAAAGTATTTCACCTCCCCATGCCGTTCCATCATCTCCATATCCTACGCCATCAGCTGCGATACATACAAATTCATTTACTCCAGAATCTACCGCGAGGGCGGCTGCATGGGCATGATGATGCTGAACCTTGAATACTGGGGCTGAATGTTCCCTGCTTAACTCTTCCGCAAGTTTAGTTGTGAAAAATCTAGGATGCAGATCACAAGCTACCGCATCTACCTCTTCGGTCCCGGTTATCCTCATTAGGTGCCTAAGGGCGTCTTCAAGAAACCTTGTAGTATCATATTTTGTAGTGTTACCGATATATTGGGAAAGATAACATTCTCCATGGTTTAAAATAGCGAATGTCACATCTATCTCAGGACCCAATGCTATAACATTAGAATCTGATGATAAATTTGAAAGGTCATAAGGTTCTGGTGTGTAGCCACGGGATCGGCGTATGAACGCCATGTCACCCCCTCTGAAGCGGACAACAGAATCGTCACATCGATTCACTATCTTCCTGTTATGGATTAGGAAATAGTCAGCTATGCCTCTAAGTTTCCCAAGTATTTCCTTGTTTCTGATTATCATCGGCTCTCCTGGCTTGTTAGCGGATGTCATCACATAAGCAGGTCTTTCAGCATGTTTAAAGAGCATATGGTGTATGCCAGAATAAGGGAGCATTATACCAATATTATGTAAGCCTGGGGCGACTGATGGGGCGAGATAATATTGGTCACTTTTCTTTAACACGACAATTGGCCGTCTCCTTGACTTTAAAACTTTTTCCTCTCCACTTGATACTATTGCGAAAGTTTTTATTGTCTCTATGTCAGGTGACATACAAGCAAAAGGCTGGTATGGTCTTCCTAATCTCTCTCTCAACCTTTTAACAGTTTCTTCGTTTGTAGCGTCACATGCAAGGTGTGTGCCACCTATACCTTTTATGGCGACTATATAACCTTCATCTAGTATCTTAGCAGCTTCTTTTAGCGGATCATCAACACGGATGGGCTCATCCCCGTATAATGAAAGTTTTGGCCCGCAAGCTGGGCAGCATGTTGCCTCCGCATGGTATCTTCGATCTGATGGCTCATTGTATTCCCTTTGACAGTCTTCACAAAGTGGGAACTCCTTCATACTTGTCCTTTCCCTGTCATAAGGTATTTCCTCGATTACGGTAAACCTTGGCCCACAATCAGTACATGCGGTGAATGGGTAAAGGTGTCTTCGATCCTTTGGATTATTCATGTCAGATAGGCATGCTTCACACGTTGCAACGTCAGCAGGTATTACAGATGTCCCTTTAAGTTTTGAAGAACTCCCCTTGATTTCGAAATTGGTGAAACTCAAATGGTTTATTTCATCCCATTCAACTTCTATGTTAGATATTTTCGATATTGGGGGCTTTTTCAATTTCAAATCATTGATAAATCTTCTTATAATCTCTTTTTCCCCTTCAACGACTATTTCTACAATATTGCCAAGGTTTCTAACATAACCCTTAAGTTCAAGGTTATTTGCTAACCTGTAGACCGTTGGCCTGAAACCTACGCCTTGTACTATCCCTTGGACAAAAATGTGGGCCCTGTACATTTCACACCTCACCGGTTACTTTTTAAAGTGTATATTGTAGACTTTATTATATTATCATATTGGGGGGTGGTCTTCATCGTGAGACCCGTACTTAAAGATCTTAGGGATGGTAAGATTTCAATTGAGGAGGCTGAAAAGCTTATAAAGAGTCAGTTTTTGGATATTAGGGAAGTGGCTAAGTTCGATATTGGGAGAAAATTAAGAACAGGATTTCCAGAGGCTATTTTAGCATTGGGTAAAAGTGATGATGATATTGTGCAGATCCTTTTGTCTTCTCCAACAGATCCTATGATCGTAACACGCCTCAGTCCTGAGAGATTCGAGAATATCCGGGAAAAGATAACCTCGCTTGAAGAGAAGGGATTTTCGATCAAGTATAATAAGAGGGCTCATATTCTCGTTGTGAAGGGTGATGACAGAACTTCTCTAGATTCTAGGGTAGGTATAATAACTGCTGGTACTGCTGATATACCTGTTGCAGAAGAAGCTAGAATTATCTTGGAGGAGTATGGTTGTCAGGTTATCAGAGCTTATGATGTTGGTGTTGCTGGGATTCATAGGCTTGTACAACCTTTGTATGATATGCTAGAAGCTGATGTTAAGATTATAATTGTGGTGGCTGGGATGGAAGGTGCCCTACCATCAGTCGTTGCTGGTCTAGTGGATGTGCCTGTTATTGGAGTACCAACTTCCATTGGATATGGTGTGGGTGAAGGTGGGTTCGCAGCCCTTTATTCAATGTTGCAATCTTGCACGCCAGGTATTGGAGTTGTGAATATTGATAATGGTTTTGGAGCAGCAGCCTTGGCAATAAAAATTATAAGAGCATTTGAATAATTATTGGGGTTTTCTCCTTCTTGAAAATTCATCGAGGATTTCATCAAATTTTATACCTTTATAAACTAGGAGTAAAAAGGTGTGAAATAGGAGGTCTACGGCCTCTTCTAGGACGTTTTCATCATTTTTTGATGCTATTATAAGTTCTGTTGCCTCTTCCCCAATCTTTTCAAGTATTTTATCCTCTCCAGTTTTGTTATCGTTTTTCATTAGATTGGATGTGTATGAATTTATTGGTTTGTCTCTGCGTGTTTCAAGAACCATGTAAATTTCTCTTAATATATCATTTTTCATCTTTTTTCCTCGATTTTGCTTTTTTCATACTTGTTGTGATGGCTATGAGGGGATGTTGGGCGTCATCGATTATTTCAATATCGTCTAGGGTGTATATCTTGTTAATATCTGCAGTTTTTTCCATTCCAAGTTTGAGGTCTTTTTTCATGTCTATTACATAAGAGTCTATTTCTTTATAGCCTAGTTTATGTGATGCCACAGCTCTATGGTGCCCATCAACTAGAATGTAACGATCTCCTGTTTTAACGACTATTGTGGGTTCTGCGAGTCCCTTTTTGATCTCGTATATTCTTCCTTCGAGTTCATCAGCGTATATTTTACTCTGTGTGGGCCTGAGCTTTGATATTGGGATTTTCATCCGTTTAACTTCTGGTTTAACATTGTAGAGCTGTTCTAGTGTCTTTTTAAAGTAGTTGACCTTCATTGGTGTTGATCTTTCAATATGGGAACGTACTATGTCTGTGTTGGTAATTATGCCTACAAGCTTTCCTTTTTTGTCAATAACGGGGAGGCGTGATATTCCCATTCTAAACATTACTCTAGCGGCATCATTTAATGACATGTCCTGGTCTGCTACCACCACATCAGTGGACATTATCTCCTTGACGGTTTTCACCCAAGGTTTTATTAGAAGGTCGAATGCTGTTATAATGCCGATAACACTATCATTATCTCTCACCGGAAACCCATCATGTCCTGTTTCTTTCATTAACCTGATTATTTCAGCAGTTGAAGTGTCAGGAGTTACTGAAATAACTTCTCTTGTCATGTAATCTTTTACTAGTGCTTTCTTGCCCATGTTATCCCTTTCCACATTTTTTCCATATTAGTTTGTCTCCGCATTCTATTTTCACTATCCTGTGATATGGTATGGCTGTTCCTTTTTTAAGGATCAAGAATCCCTTTTCAAGTTTCTTTATATCAGTGCCTTTAATAGTTTTCAAGTTTTTATGGGCGCCTCTGTGAAGGTAACTTATCTTACATTTTTTGATATCACCTTTTGGGTGCCATATCATCAAATCTATGACCTTCCTGGCCATTTTATGTGGCCCCTCTCAAATTCTTTCTTTTATGAGTTGGAGTGTCCTTGTGGGATCAGCTTTTCCCCGTGTTAATCTCATTACTTGTCCAACGAGGAAGTTGATCGCGGCTTCCTTACCATCATAGTAGTCTTTAACGGCCTGTGGGTTCTCTTTTATGGCCTTTTCAACGGCTTTTATGATATCTGCTTCGTCTATTATCCCGATTAGTCCGAGTTCTTCTGCTATTTTGCGGGGATTTTTCCTTGTGTGTGGCATTTTTTCTATTATCCTTTGACCTGCTTTTACTGTGATTTCCTTGTTTTTTATCATTTTGAGTAATTCTATAAGGTTCTGGGCTGTTATTTTACTTTCTTTGAAGCTCATCTTATTATAGTAGAGTACTCTTTTTACTTCATCCCTCATCCATAAGGCCGCGAATTCTGGGTCTATCTCTTTAGCCACTTCCTCGAATGCGTCTGCTAATTCTATTTCTGATGTGAGGACTCTGGCGTGTTCTTCTTTTAGGTTGTATTCTTTCATGAAACGTTTAACTTTTATGTGTGGGGGTTCTGGGATTGTTTCTTTTATTTTTTCCAGTAATTTTTCTTGGAATTTCATGGGTGGGAGGTCTGGGTCTGGTATATAACGGTAATCTTCTGCTTCTTCTTTGAGTCTCATGGGGACTGTGATCATTTGAGATTCTAGGAATGCTCTTGTTTCCTGTTTAACTTCGACTCCTCTCTTTAGGAGGTTCTTTTGTCTTATCATTTCAAATTTCAGGGCTTTGTATGCTCCCTTGATGGAATTTATGTTTTTTATTTCAACGCGTTTACCCCCTTCTAGGGATATGTTTACGTCGGCTCTCATGGTACCCTCGCCCCTCGCACATTTGCTATACTCTAGTACTCTT is a genomic window containing:
- a CDS encoding CBS domain-containing protein, yielding MGKKALVKDYMTREVISVTPDTSTAEIIRLMKETGHDGFPVRDNDSVIGIITAFDLLIKPWVKTVKEIMSTDVVVADQDMSLNDAARVMFRMGISRLPVIDKKGKLVGIITNTDIVRSHIERSTPMKVNYFKKTLEQLYNVKPEVKRMKIPISKLRPTQSKIYADELEGRIYEIKKGLAEPTIVVKTGDRYILVDGHHRAVASHKLGYKEIDSYVIDMKKDLKLGMEKTADINKIYTLDDIEIIDDAQHPLIAITTSMKKAKSRKKDEK
- a CDS encoding DUF504 domain-containing protein, which gives rise to MARKVIDLMIWHPKGDIKKCKISYLHRGAHKNLKTIKGTDIKKLEKGFLILKKGTAIPYHRIVKIECGDKLIWKKCGKG
- the hisE gene encoding phosphoribosyl-ATP diphosphatase, whose amino-acid sequence is MKNDILREIYMVLETRRDKPINSYTSNLMKNDNKTGEDKILEKIGEEATELIIASKNDENVLEEAVDLLFHTFLLLVYKGIKFDEILDEFSRRRKPQ
- the gatB gene encoding Asp-tRNA(Asn)/Glu-tRNA(Gln) amidotransferase subunit GatB, coding for MKCGLEIHVQLETESKLFCDCPTNYQEVSANENICPVCLNQPGAKPYPPNEKAIEGTIKIALMLDCKINPETTYFLRKHYDYPDLPSGYQRTSIPIGYNGELNNVRIREVHLEEDPGQYKPDLGVVDFNRSGIPLIEIVTEPDIKSPEEARNFLKELIRVLEYSKCARGEGTMRADVNISLEGGKRVEIKNINSIKGAYKALKFEMIRQKNLLKRGVEVKQETRAFLESQMITVPMRLKEEAEDYRYIPDPDLPPMKFQEKLLEKIKETIPEPPHIKVKRFMKEYNLKEEHARVLTSEIELADAFEEVAKEIDPEFAALWMRDEVKRVLYYNKMSFKESKITAQNLIELLKMIKNKEITVKAGQRIIEKMPHTRKNPRKIAEELGLIGIIDEADIIKAVEKAIKENPQAVKDYYDGKEAAINFLVGQVMRLTRGKADPTRTLQLIKERI
- the hypF gene encoding carbamoyltransferase HypF; the protein is MYRAHIFVQGIVQGVGFRPTVYRLANNLELKGYVRNLGNIVEIVVEGEKEIIRRFINDLKLKKPPISKISNIEVEWDEINHLSFTNFEIKGSSSKLKGTSVIPADVATCEACLSDMNNPKDRRHLYPFTACTDCGPRFTVIEEIPYDRERTSMKEFPLCEDCQREYNEPSDRRYHAEATCCPACGPKLSLYGDEPIRVDDPLKEAAKILDEGYIVAIKGIGGTHLACDATNEETVKRLRERLGRPYQPFACMSPDIETIKTFAIVSSGEEKVLKSRRRPIVVLKKSDQYYLAPSVAPGLHNIGIMLPYSGIHHMLFKHAERPAYVMTSANKPGEPMIIRNKEILGKLRGIADYFLIHNRKIVNRCDDSVVRFRGGDMAFIRRSRGYTPEPYDLSNLSSDSNVIALGPEIDVTFAILNHGECYLSQYIGNTTKYDTTRFLEDALRHLMRITGTEEVDAVACDLHPRFFTTKLAEELSREHSAPVFKVQHHHAHAAALAVDSGVNEFVCIAADGVGYGDDGTAWGGEILYCFDDQYKRLGSLAPQKMPGGDLCAIYPARMLFSILGGYHTLDYLEELFKEEYKQYFPHGEKEIQLVRRQLERDINVGITTSTGRILDSIATALHICSKRTYEGECAMKLESAAYRSSNDIDIPYKVDKYEGRYVLDTTDLLLKVMELKKAGEKTVDIAAAAQRSLSRGLADIAVRVAEDVGTDIIGGSGGVFYNEAISLTIKDYVEEMGYRFIQHRNSCAGDGSVSLGQAVIATRKL
- the larB gene encoding nickel pincer cofactor biosynthesis protein LarB; this encodes MRPVLKDLRDGKISIEEAEKLIKSQFLDIREVAKFDIGRKLRTGFPEAILALGKSDDDIVQILLSSPTDPMIVTRLSPERFENIREKITSLEEKGFSIKYNKRAHILVVKGDDRTSLDSRVGIITAGTADIPVAEEARIILEEYGCQVIRAYDVGVAGIHRLVQPLYDMLEADVKIIIVVAGMEGALPSVVAGLVDVPVIGVPTSIGYGVGEGGFAALYSMLQSCTPGIGVVNIDNGFGAAALAIKIIRAFE